One window of Mauremys mutica isolate MM-2020 ecotype Southern chromosome 6, ASM2049712v1, whole genome shotgun sequence genomic DNA carries:
- the KLF9 gene encoding Krueppel-like factor 9, translated as MSAVAYMDFVAAQCLVSISNRSVVQEQGAQDAELLKMPDEEVTKDLNDPRDAWKDYCTLVTIAKSLLDLNKYRPLPTPSICSDSVESPDEDVGSDSDVTTESGSSPSHSPVERQDSGSVPSPLSLLHSGVPAKGKLATEKRHKCPYSGCGKVYGKSSHLKAHYRVHTGERPFPCTWPDCLKKFSRSDELTRHYRTHTGEKQFRCPLCEKRFMRSDHLTKHARRHTEFHPSMIKRSKKSSSTSF; from the exons ATGTCAGCAGTTGCCTACATGGATTTTGTTGCTGCTCAGTGTCTGGTTTCCATTTCCAATCGCTCTGTGGTACAGGAACAGGGGGCTCAGGATGCAGAGCTACTGAAAATGCCTGATGAAGAAGTGACCAAGGACCTGAATGACCCCAGGGATGCCTGGAAGGATTATTGCACATTGGTCACAATTGCTAAAAGCTTGTTGGACCTGAACAAGTACAGACCCCTCCCAACCCCTTccatctgcagtgacagtgtAGAAAGTCCAGATGAGGATGTAGGATCAGACAGCGACGTGACCACTGAATCTGGGTCGAGTCCTTCCCACAGCCCAGTGGAAAGACAGGATTCTGGCAGTGTGCCCAGCCCGCTCTCTCTCCTCCACAGTGGAGTGCCTGCAAAGGGGAAACTAGCCACTGAAAAGAGACACAAGTGTCCATACAGTGGATGTGGCAAAGTCTATGGAAAATCCTCCCATCTTAAAGCCCATTACAGAGTGCATACAG GTGAGCGACCATTCCCGTGCACATGGCCCGATTGCCTTAAAAAGTTCTCTCGGTCAGATGAGCTGACTCGACACTACAGAACCCACACTGGTGAAAAGCAGTTCAGGTGCCCTCTCTGTGAGAAGCGGTTCATGAGGAGCGATCACCTGACAAAGCATGCCCGTCGCCACACTGAGTTTCATCCAAGCATGATTAAGAGATCAAAAAAGTCAAGCTCCACCTCATTTTGA